The following proteins come from a genomic window of Bactrocera dorsalis isolate Fly_Bdor chromosome 6, ASM2337382v1, whole genome shotgun sequence:
- the LOC125779775 gene encoding uncharacterized protein LOC125779775, with the protein MNGSTIKWYLRYLRDGKTPGVAEALARNKCKGSRASPAKEHKEVSVRAQSSGIGDRGPVSTTLTARRGDSRTLPADTYAQAAKRKSGQITPQEPPRFKRLRGTSPKAAGDQQSGPAPHRVEKGRRRYADAVKGIRMAVLPLNYPAKSLKPEKLTVLQDLLMEEVFRGEDYAASFLGIEFKGGMLQVDCMDEESADWLKEYAPKLGGWKGPVLCAKRAEDLPIMHSMPMFLPRCGDPPWVW; encoded by the coding sequence ATGAACGGTTCCACCATAAAGTGGTACCTGCGGTACCTCCGTGATGGGAAGACCCCGGGGGTGGCGGAGGCACTAGCCAGGAATAAGTGCAAAGGGAGCAGAGCATCCCCGGCGAAGGAGCACAAAGAAGTGTCGGTTCGCGCGCAGAGCAGCGGAATCGGCGACCGTGGCCCGGTCAGCACCACCTTGACCGCAAGGCGTGGCGACAGCAGGACACTGCCCGCGGACACGTATGCCCAAGCCGCAAAACGGAAGAGCGGCCAAATTACGCCACAGGAGCCCCCCAGATTCAAAAGGTTGAGGGGCACAAGCCCAAAGGCAGCCGGAGACCAACAGTCTGGACCGGCTCCGCACCGGGTGGAGAAGGGGCGGCGCAGATATGCGGACGCTGTCAAAGGCATTCGCATGGCTGTGCTGCCTCTTAACTACCCGGCGAAGTCGTTGAAACCGGAGAAGCTCACTGTGCTTCAGGACCTCCTCATGGAGGAGGTGTTTAGAGGGGAGGATTACGCGGCGTCCTTCCTGGGAATAGAGTTTAAAGGAGGAATGCTGCAGGTGGATTGTATGGACGAGGAGTCCGCTGACTGGCTGAAGGAGTATGCTCCAAAGCTGGGAGGCTGGAAGGGCCCTGTCCTCTGCGCGAAGAGGGCGGAAGATTTGCCAATCATGCATAGCATGCCGATGTTCCTCCCTCGGTGCGGGGACCCACCTTGGGTCTGGTGA